The Salvelinus fontinalis isolate EN_2023a chromosome 31, ASM2944872v1, whole genome shotgun sequence genome has a window encoding:
- the LOC129829356 gene encoding baculoviral IAP repeat-containing protein 5.1-A-like: MDSLNDLSARFYSYNKMYSYDMRLQSFADWPFREECQCTPEMMATAGFVHCPSVNEPDVACCFFCLRELEGWEPEDNPWSEHIKRSPNCGFLAMKKDFGELTVAEFYHLEQERLRIYIRKTIHLKIANFRDAVEKTVHYMRMLFDSGSVM; encoded by the exons ATGGACAGTCTAAACGATTTGAGTGCGCGGTTTTACTCCTACAACAAGATGTACAGTTATGATATGCGACTCCAGAGCTTTGCCGATTGGCCTTTTCGTGAGGAATGTCAATGCACACCTGAAATG ATGGCGACGGCAGGGTTTGTCCACTGCCCCAGTGTGAATGAGCCTGATGTGGCCTGCTGCTTCTTCTGTCTCAGAGAGCTGGAGGGCTGGGAGCCTGAGGACAACCCCTG GTCTGAGCATATCAAACGGTCTCCTAATTGTGGCTTCCTGGCCATGAAGAAAGACTTTGGGGAGCTGACTGTGGCTGAGTTCTATCACCTGGAGCAGGAGAGACTGCGTATCTACATT AGGAAGACTATCCATTTGAAGATCGCCAATTTTCGAGATGCGGTGGAGAAAACAGTTCATTACATGAGGATGCTGTTTGATTCGGGATCTGTAATGTAG
- the LOC129829659 gene encoding neurogenic differentiation factor 4-like, giving the protein MSKRGEVSELVSSLGWLEEDMSSQDGEGGLEMGGRYSLGPEGLGSIGQGSEDIEDQEEEDIYNDGDEAGMDAENEAPKRRGPKKKKMTRARQERFKARRSKANARERSRMHGLNDALEVLRKVMPCYSKTQKLSKIETLRLAHNYIWALSEVLESGQSPESHGFIEMLCKGLSQPTSNLVAGCLQLGPSAPLMINKLDEKPCGALGVGGGVGGQPCGHQPLSGHYPSTGLPSPPYGSLEASHLLHMKSFKGVPYEQHPSPKDCSSNGTPPYDGPLTPPLSISSNFILKQEPSPHEAERNYPSHYLSSLPHYPPSSLGGLPGPQGYLFQASRYELPLDIQAFDSFPPPHMIASQMGTIYSE; this is encoded by the coding sequence ATGTCTAAACGTGGAGAGGTGTCTGAGCTGGTCAGTTCCCTGGGGTGGCTAGAGGAGGATATGAGCTCccaggatggagagggaggtcTAGAGATGGGGGGCCGCTATAGCCTGGGCCCTGAGGGCCTCGGAAGCATTGGGCAGGGCAGCGAAGACATTGAGgatcaggaggaagaagacattTATAATGATGGTGATGAGGCTGGAATGGACGCAGAGAACGAGGCTCCAAAACGGAGGGGccccaagaagaagaagatgacCAGAGCCAGACAGGAGAGGTTCAAGGCGAGACGCAGCAAAGCCAATGCCCGCGAACGCTCCCGCATGCACGGGCTAAACGATGCACTAGAAGTGTTACGTAAGGTCATGCCCTGCTACTCCAAGACTCAGAAACTGTCCAAGATCGAGACCCTGCGGCTGGCCCACAACTACATCTGGGCCCTGTCTGAGGTGCTGGAGAGTGGTCAGTCCCCAGAGAGCCACGGCTTCATAGAGATGCTGTGTAAAGGCCTGTCCCAGCCCACTAGCAACCTGGTGGCTGGGTGTCTCCAGCTGGGGCCTTCAGCCCCCTTGATGATCAACAAGCTGGATGAGAAGCCCTGTGGCGCTCTGGGAGTCGGGGGTGGTGTAGGGGGCCAGCCTTGTGGTCATCAACCACTGAGTGGTCACTACCCCTCTACGGGCCTGCCTAGCCCTCCCTACGGTTCACTGGAGGCCTCCCACCTACTCCACATGAAAAGCTTCAAGGGAGTGCCCTACGAGCAGCACCCCTCCCCTAAAGATTGTAGTAGCAACGGCACCCCCCCTTACGACGGGCCCCTCACTCCTCCCCTCAGCATCAGCAGCAACTTCATCCTGAAGCAAGAGCCCTCCCCCCACGAGGCTGAGAGGAACTACCCCTCTCACTACCTCTCGTCCCTTCCCCattaccccccctcctccctgggCGGGCTGCCAGGGCCTCAAGGCTACCTCTTCCAGGCCTCACGCTACGAACTGCCCCTAGACATCCAGGCTTTCGACTCCTTCCCTCCACCACACATGATCGCCTCACAGATGGGCACCATCTACAGTGAGTGA
- the LOC129829752 gene encoding uncharacterized protein LOC129829752, which translates to MDRGICYGSQGYLKTDCYGSQGNLKTDCYGSQGYLKTECYGSQGYLTTDCYGSQGNLKTDCYGSQGYLKRDCYGSQGYLKTDCYGSQGYLKRDCYGSQGYLKTDCYGSQGYLKTDCYGSQGYLTTDCYGSQGNLKTDCYGSQGYLKTDCYGSQGYLKTDCYGSQGYLKMDCYGSQGYLKRDCYGSQGYLKRDCYGSQGYLKTDCYGSQGYLTTDCYGSQGNLKTDCYGSQGYLKRDCYGSQGYLKTDCYGSQGYLKMDCYGSQGYLKTDCYGSQGYLKTDCFGLR; encoded by the exons ATGGACAG GGGCATCTGTTATGGATCCCAGGGCTACCTGAAAACAGACTGTTATGGATCCCAGGGCAACCTTAAAACTGACTGTTATGGATCCCAGGGCTACCTGAAAACTGAATGTTATGGATCCCAGGGCTACCTGACAACTGACTGTTATGGATCCCAGGGCAACCTGAAAACTGACTGTTATGGATCCCAGGGCTACCTGAAAAGGGACTGTTATGGATCCCAGGGCTACCTGAAAACTGACTGTTATGGATCCCAGGGCTACCTGAAAAGGGACTGTTATGGATCCCAGGGCTACCTGAAAACTGACTGTTATGGATCCCAGGGCTATCTGAAAACTGACTGTTATGGATCCCAGGGCTACCTGACAACTGACTGTTATGGATCCCAGGGCAACCTGAAAACTGACTGTTATGGATCCCAGGGCTACCTGAAAACGGACTGTTATGGATCCCAGGGCTACCTGAAAACTGACTGTTATGGATCCCAGGGCTACCTGAAAATGGACTGTTATGGATCCCAGGGCTACCTGAAAAGGGACTGTTATGGATCCCAGGGCTACCTGAAAAGGGACTGTTATGGATCCCAGGGCTACCTGAAAACTGACTGTTATGGATCCCAGGGCTACCTGACAACTGACTGTTATGGATCCCAGGGCAACCTGAAAACTGACTGTTATGGATCCCAGGGCTACCTGAAAAGGGACTGTTATGGATCCCAGGGCTACCTGAAAACTGACTGTTATGGATCCCAGGGCTACCTGAAAATGGACTGTTATGGATCCCAGGGCTACCTGAAAACTGACTGTTATGGATCCCAGGGCTACCTGAAAACAGACTGTTTTGGCTTACGGTAA